The following are encoded together in the Streptomyces rapamycinicus NRRL 5491 genome:
- a CDS encoding FadR/GntR family transcriptional regulator has translation MALRAAGRRSLVDTVVEQLRAQLREGEWQVGDRVPTEHALAEQLQVGRNTVREAVRVLVHAGMLQSRQGEGTFVISTTDPSEVMRDVRRAGIRDVLELRIALEAEGARLAALRHGPADLRRMRAALESLDAFARSGERPAAGRHELHAAHDLEFHTAVVDAAHNAALSATYGWFSSSVRDSLVASLGDREVPSIVPADHRALVDAIASGDPAAAEAAARALLEAPKRAIEALLGTA, from the coding sequence ATGGCGTTGCGGGCGGCGGGGCGGCGGTCGCTGGTCGACACCGTGGTGGAGCAGTTGCGCGCGCAGCTCAGGGAGGGCGAGTGGCAGGTCGGGGACCGCGTGCCCACCGAGCATGCCCTCGCCGAGCAGCTCCAGGTCGGCCGGAACACGGTCCGCGAGGCGGTCCGCGTCCTCGTGCACGCGGGGATGCTGCAGTCCCGGCAGGGCGAAGGCACCTTCGTGATCTCCACGACCGACCCTTCCGAGGTCATGCGCGATGTGCGGCGCGCCGGGATCCGGGATGTGCTGGAGCTGCGGATCGCGCTGGAGGCGGAGGGCGCGCGGCTGGCCGCGCTCCGGCACGGCCCCGCCGATCTGCGGCGGATGCGGGCGGCGCTGGAGTCGCTCGATGCGTTCGCGCGGAGCGGGGAGCGGCCCGCCGCCGGCCGCCATGAGCTGCACGCCGCCCATGACCTCGAGTTCCACACCGCCGTGGTGGACGCCGCGCACAACGCCGCGCTGAGCGCGACCTACGGCTGGTTCAGCAGCTCGGTGCGGGACTCGCTGGTGGCCTCGCTCGGCGACCGCGAGGTGCCGAGCATCGTCCCCGCCGACCACCGTGCCCTGGTCGACGCGATCGCCTCCGGCGACCCGGCGGCCGCCGAGGCGGCGGCCCGGGCGCTGCTGGAAGCGCCCAAACGCGCCATCGAGGCGCTGCTCGGCACCGCCTGA
- a CDS encoding LLM class flavin-dependent oxidoreductase, producing MRVSTVILPIHRWSEGGRKTWQRAEELGFHAAYTYDHLSWRSFRDGPWFGAVPTLTAAAAATSRLRLGTLVTSPNFRHPVTLAKELITLDDVSGGRITLGIGAGGSGFDATTLLRGGEEPWSPRERADRFGEFVDLLDRLLTHDAVTYEGTHYSAQEARDIPGCVQRPRLPFAVAATGPRGLRLAARYGQAWVTTGDPKISETGTPADSLAAIGGQIDRLGKACAEAGRDTGDLDKIFLTGFTPAGTGPLSSVDAFVDFAGRHAELGIEEIVLHWPIPDSIFAADLGVFEKIATDGAAQIARPR from the coding sequence ATGCGAGTGAGCACCGTGATCCTGCCCATCCACCGTTGGTCCGAGGGCGGCCGGAAGACATGGCAGCGCGCCGAGGAGCTGGGTTTCCACGCCGCGTACACCTATGACCACCTGTCCTGGCGCAGCTTCCGCGACGGCCCCTGGTTCGGGGCGGTCCCCACGCTGACGGCGGCCGCCGCGGCGACCTCGCGGCTGCGCCTGGGCACCCTCGTCACCTCCCCGAACTTCCGGCATCCGGTGACGCTGGCCAAGGAGCTGATCACGCTGGACGACGTGTCCGGCGGGCGGATCACCCTCGGCATCGGCGCGGGCGGCTCCGGCTTCGACGCGACGACGCTGCTGCGCGGCGGCGAGGAGCCGTGGTCGCCCCGGGAGCGGGCGGACCGGTTCGGCGAGTTCGTCGACCTGCTCGACCGGCTGCTGACGCACGACGCGGTGACGTACGAGGGCACGCACTACAGCGCGCAGGAGGCGCGCGACATCCCCGGCTGTGTGCAGCGGCCGCGGCTGCCGTTCGCGGTGGCCGCCACCGGTCCGCGCGGGCTGCGGCTCGCGGCGCGGTACGGCCAGGCGTGGGTGACCACGGGCGATCCGAAGATCTCCGAGACGGGCACCCCGGCCGATTCGCTGGCCGCCATCGGCGGCCAGATCGACCGGCTGGGCAAGGCGTGCGCGGAGGCCGGGCGGGACACCGGCGACCTCGACAAGATCTTTCTCACCGGCTTCACCCCGGCTGGCACAGGGCCGCTGAGCTCGGTGGACGCCTTCGTGGACTTTGCCGGACGCCATGCCGAGCTGGGCATCGAGGAGATCGTGCTGCACTGGCCGATCCCCGATTCGATCTTCGCTGCCGACCTCGGGGTCTTCGAGAAGATCGCCACGGACGGCGCGGCCCAGATAGCGCGGCCCAGATAG
- a CDS encoding ABC transporter ATP-binding protein — protein sequence MSHTTTVEHVTVIATESLSKRFPRVTALDRLSVDIAPGVTGLVGANGAGKSTLIKILLGLSPASEGRASVLGLDVAKDGSAIRESVGYMPEHDCLPPDVSATEFVVHMARMSGLPPSAARERTADTLRHVGLYEERYRPMGGYSTGMKQRVKLAQALVHDPRLVLLDEPTNGLDPVGRDEMLGLIRRVHTDFGISVLVTSHLLGELERTCDHVVVIDGGKLLRSSSTSDFTQATASLAVEVTDTADHPDGTTALRTALDRAGLTVQPAGRGADGSPGSDHVLLVDVAGEETYDTVRDTIAGLGLGLVRMEQRRHRIAEIFRSDDEDANAAEDANAAEAVDVANAAASAHGNGGAVDAA from the coding sequence GTGTCTCACACCACTACCGTCGAACACGTGACTGTGATCGCCACCGAAAGTCTGAGCAAGCGGTTCCCCCGCGTCACCGCGCTCGACCGGTTGTCCGTCGACATCGCACCAGGGGTCACCGGCCTGGTGGGTGCCAACGGCGCCGGTAAGTCCACGCTGATCAAGATCCTGCTCGGGTTGTCCCCCGCCAGCGAGGGCCGCGCTTCCGTGCTCGGCCTCGATGTGGCGAAGGACGGCAGCGCCATCCGCGAAAGCGTCGGCTACATGCCCGAGCACGACTGTCTGCCGCCCGATGTCTCGGCCACCGAGTTCGTCGTCCACATGGCGCGCATGTCCGGGCTGCCGCCCTCCGCGGCCCGTGAGCGCACGGCCGACACCCTGCGCCACGTCGGGCTGTACGAGGAGCGGTACCGCCCCATGGGCGGCTACTCCACGGGTATGAAGCAGCGGGTCAAGCTGGCCCAGGCGCTGGTGCACGACCCGCGCCTGGTGCTGCTGGACGAGCCGACCAACGGACTGGACCCGGTCGGCCGAGACGAGATGCTCGGGCTGATCCGCCGCGTGCACACCGACTTCGGCATCTCGGTCCTGGTCACCTCGCATCTGCTCGGCGAGCTGGAGCGCACCTGCGACCACGTCGTGGTCATCGACGGCGGCAAGCTGCTCCGCTCCAGCTCCACCAGTGACTTCACGCAGGCCACGGCCTCCCTCGCGGTCGAGGTGACCGACACCGCCGACCACCCGGACGGCACCACGGCGCTGCGCACCGCGCTCGACCGGGCCGGGCTCACCGTCCAGCCCGCCGGCCGCGGCGCCGACGGATCGCCCGGCTCCGACCATGTGCTGCTGGTCGACGTCGCGGGCGAGGAGACGTACGACACGGTCCGCGACACCATCGCCGGCCTCGGCCTCGGCCTGGTCCGCATGGAGCAGCGCCGCCACCGCATCGCGGAGATCTTCCGGTCCGACGACGAGGACGCGAACGCCGCGGAGGACGCGAACGCCGCGGAGGCCGTGGACGTCGCGAACGCCGCCGCAAGCGCACACGGGAACGGAGGTGCCGTCGATGCCGCCTGA
- a CDS encoding GAF domain-containing protein, with product MAAAAPSPDPLDVAAEATRGLRGLSTELTARLPRLLEAMRSLGTGPDAHTVLDRIVRTAAELVGARRAAIGVHRTEGDAAAASQGLADVVTYGVTEADRERCAELLADACRTGTPTAAEPPGPSQPPGPSQPSSAYLTVPLRVGEEIFGVLCLAEKRDGGPFTDSDRHLVEVLATEAGIAIGHTRVQGATRQRERWIEGSVAVTQAVLSGGAGDGPAVVAEKARELADAAVGIVLLPEDGDDGLKAVAVAADERSGLLGAVLPARSPAVPRLLAGQPVLIEDPAADPLLGTGVPGRYGPSMMVPLSSGDRVFGVLATARERDADPFTATERTLAAQFAAQAAVALVLAEAQHDRERLAVLEERDRIARDLHDLVVQRLFATGMLLEGAERQSDAPEVRERIERAVEELGATIQEVRTAIFALQQTPPETPPGLRGRVLREVRAAAVPLGFQPSLTFVGPVDDLVVSVTGAHLVAALRESLSNAFRHARAERIEVVVDATTRLADGRPAVRLTVADDGVGVPADGRRSGLANLARRAEALGGSSTFCPGLGEDGRGTAVVWEAPLPSEDA from the coding sequence ATGGCGGCCGCTGCCCCCTCCCCCGACCCCCTGGATGTGGCCGCGGAGGCGACCCGCGGTCTGCGGGGGCTGTCCACCGAGCTCACGGCGCGCCTGCCGCGGCTGCTGGAGGCGATGCGCTCGCTCGGCACCGGGCCGGACGCGCACACCGTCCTCGACCGGATCGTCCGCACCGCGGCCGAGCTGGTGGGCGCGCGCCGGGCAGCGATCGGGGTGCACCGCACCGAGGGCGACGCCGCCGCCGCGAGCCAGGGCCTGGCCGATGTGGTCACGTACGGCGTGACGGAGGCCGACCGGGAGCGGTGCGCGGAGCTGCTCGCCGACGCGTGCCGCACCGGAACGCCCACGGCCGCCGAGCCGCCGGGCCCGTCCCAGCCGCCAGGCCCCTCCCAGCCGTCGAGCGCGTATCTCACCGTTCCGCTGCGCGTCGGGGAGGAGATCTTCGGCGTCCTCTGTCTCGCGGAGAAGCGGGACGGTGGTCCGTTCACCGACTCCGACCGGCATCTGGTCGAGGTGCTGGCGACCGAGGCGGGGATCGCCATCGGCCACACCCGTGTCCAGGGGGCCACCCGGCAGCGTGAGCGCTGGATCGAGGGGTCGGTGGCCGTGACCCAGGCGGTGCTGTCCGGAGGCGCCGGGGACGGACCGGCCGTGGTCGCAGAGAAGGCCCGGGAGCTCGCGGACGCGGCGGTGGGCATCGTGCTGCTGCCGGAGGACGGCGATGACGGGCTGAAGGCCGTGGCGGTGGCCGCCGATGAGCGGTCCGGGCTGCTCGGCGCGGTACTTCCGGCCCGCTCTCCGGCCGTGCCGAGGCTGCTGGCCGGGCAGCCGGTCCTCATCGAGGACCCGGCCGCCGATCCGCTGCTCGGCACCGGCGTCCCCGGGCGCTACGGACCGAGCATGATGGTGCCGCTGAGCAGCGGGGACCGGGTGTTCGGCGTGCTGGCCACCGCGCGGGAGCGCGACGCCGACCCGTTCACCGCCACCGAGCGCACCCTGGCCGCCCAGTTCGCGGCGCAGGCGGCGGTCGCGCTGGTGCTCGCCGAGGCGCAGCACGACCGGGAGCGGCTCGCGGTCCTCGAGGAGCGCGACCGGATCGCCCGCGACCTCCACGACCTCGTCGTCCAGCGGCTCTTCGCGACCGGGATGCTGCTGGAGGGCGCGGAGCGCCAGTCGGACGCACCGGAGGTACGGGAGCGGATCGAGCGGGCCGTCGAGGAGCTGGGCGCCACCATCCAGGAGGTACGGACGGCGATCTTCGCGCTGCAGCAGACTCCGCCCGAGACCCCGCCCGGGCTGCGCGGCCGGGTATTGCGGGAGGTCAGGGCGGCCGCCGTGCCGCTGGGCTTCCAGCCGTCGCTGACCTTCGTGGGCCCGGTGGACGACCTGGTCGTGTCCGTGACCGGCGCCCATCTCGTCGCGGCACTGCGCGAGTCGCTGTCCAATGCCTTCCGGCATGCCCGGGCCGAGCGGATCGAGGTGGTCGTGGACGCCACCACCCGGCTCGCGGACGGACGGCCTGCGGTCCGGCTGACGGTCGCGGACGACGGGGTGGGGGTGCCCGCGGACGGGCGGCGCAGCGGTCTGGCCAACCTGGCACGGCGGGCCGAGGCGCTGGGCGGATCGAGCACCTTCTGCCCCGGCCTCGGGGAGGACGGCCGCGGCACGGCAGTGGTGTGGGAGGCACCCCTGCCGAGCGAGGACGCCTGA
- the htpX gene encoding zinc metalloprotease HtpX translates to MPHTRYAPDRGLTTRMVTTMFFIGLLYVVFIGVLLAVFKGAWPLIVIIAGGLFVAQFWFSDRIAAFSMGAREVTPQQAPELHGAVDRLCALADMPKPRVAIADTDVPNAFATGRNQRNALVCATTGLLRRLEPEELEGVLAHELSHVAHRDVAVMTIASFLGVLAGIMTRAALWGGLSRGSRNNNVGIAVLLIPLISAVVYAISFLLTRLLSRYRELSADRAGALLTGRPSALAAALTKVTGQMARIPTRDLRKVEPYNAFFFAPALSGESVSRLFSSHPTLERRLDQLARISTQLGQAGRG, encoded by the coding sequence ATGCCGCATACCCGCTATGCCCCGGACCGTGGGCTGACCACGCGCATGGTCACGACGATGTTCTTCATCGGGCTGCTCTATGTGGTCTTCATCGGTGTGCTGCTCGCCGTGTTCAAGGGCGCCTGGCCGCTGATCGTGATCATCGCGGGAGGGTTGTTCGTGGCGCAGTTCTGGTTCAGCGACCGGATCGCGGCGTTCAGCATGGGCGCCCGGGAGGTCACCCCGCAGCAGGCCCCCGAGCTGCACGGCGCGGTGGACCGGCTGTGCGCGCTCGCGGACATGCCCAAGCCCCGGGTGGCCATCGCCGACACCGATGTGCCGAACGCCTTCGCCACCGGCCGCAATCAGCGCAACGCGCTGGTGTGCGCCACCACGGGCCTGCTGCGGCGGCTGGAGCCGGAGGAGCTGGAGGGCGTGCTCGCCCATGAGCTGTCGCATGTGGCGCACCGCGATGTGGCGGTCATGACGATCGCCTCCTTCCTCGGTGTGCTGGCGGGCATCATGACCCGCGCGGCGCTGTGGGGCGGGCTCAGCCGGGGCAGCCGTAACAACAACGTGGGCATCGCGGTGCTGCTCATCCCGCTGATCAGCGCCGTGGTCTACGCGATCAGCTTCCTGCTGACCCGGCTGCTGTCCCGCTATCGCGAGCTGTCCGCCGACCGCGCCGGTGCGTTGCTGACCGGGCGGCCCTCGGCGCTCGCCGCCGCGCTCACCAAGGTGACGGGGCAGATGGCCCGGATCCCGACCCGGGACCTGCGCAAGGTCGAGCCGTACAACGCGTTCTTCTTCGCGCCCGCGCTCTCCGGTGAGAGCGTCAGCCGGCTGTTCTCCTCGCATCCGACGCTGGAGCGGCGGCTCGACCAGCTCGCCCGCATCTCCACCCAGCTGGGCCAGGCGGGAAGGGGCTGA
- a CDS encoding ABC transporter ATP-binding protein yields the protein MTTIAIDNVSRWFGNVVAVNDVTMDIGPGVTGLLGPNGAGKSTLINMMGGFLAPSTGSVTLDGSPIWRNEQAYRHIGIVPEREAMYDFLTGREFVIANAELHGLPDPRAAARKALDTVEMDYAGSRKIATYSKGMRQRVKMASALVHEPSVLLLDEPFNGMDPRQRMQLMDLLRRMGAEGRTVLFSSHILEEVEQLAAHIEVIVAGRHAASGDFRKIRRLMTDRPHRYLVRSSDDRALAAALIADPSTTGIEVDASTGVDGGLHIQAVDFARFTELLPRVARDQGIRLLTVSPSDESLESVFSYLVAA from the coding sequence GTGACCACGATCGCCATCGACAACGTCTCCCGCTGGTTCGGGAACGTCGTGGCCGTCAACGACGTGACCATGGACATCGGCCCCGGTGTCACCGGGCTCCTCGGCCCCAACGGCGCCGGCAAGTCCACCCTCATCAACATGATGGGCGGCTTCCTGGCCCCCTCCACCGGGTCCGTGACCCTCGACGGCAGCCCGATCTGGCGCAATGAGCAGGCGTACCGCCACATCGGGATCGTCCCCGAGCGGGAGGCGATGTACGACTTCCTCACCGGCCGCGAGTTCGTGATCGCCAACGCCGAACTGCACGGGCTGCCCGATCCGCGCGCCGCCGCCCGTAAGGCGCTCGACACCGTCGAGATGGACTACGCGGGCTCCCGGAAGATCGCCACGTACAGCAAGGGCATGCGCCAGCGCGTGAAGATGGCCTCCGCGCTGGTGCACGAGCCGTCGGTGCTCCTCCTGGACGAGCCGTTCAACGGCATGGACCCCCGGCAGCGGATGCAGCTGATGGATCTGCTGCGGCGGATGGGCGCCGAGGGCCGCACCGTGCTGTTCTCCTCGCACATCCTCGAGGAGGTCGAGCAACTGGCGGCGCACATCGAGGTGATCGTCGCTGGGCGGCACGCCGCCTCCGGCGACTTCCGCAAGATCCGCCGGCTGATGACGGACCGGCCGCACCGCTATCTCGTCCGGTCCAGCGACGACCGCGCGCTCGCGGCCGCCCTGATCGCCGACCCGTCGACCACCGGTATCGAGGTCGACGCGAGCACCGGCGTCGACGGCGGGCTGCACATCCAGGCGGTGGACTTCGCCCGCTTCACCGAACTGCTGCCCCGGGTCGCCCGTGACCAGGGGATCCGACTCCTCACGGTCTCGCCCTCCGACGAGTCCCTGGAGAGCGTCTTCTCCTACCTCGTCGCGGCCTGA
- a CDS encoding ABC transporter permease, producing the protein MPPETVTQQRADVIHNIGYRHYEGPRLGRAYARRSLFSQSLRGAYGLGRSAKSKVAPMLLFAVMCMPAAIIVAVAIATSADELPVKYTRYAIMLQAVIGLYTASQAPQSVSRDLRFKTVPLYFSRPIETMDYVVAKFAAMASALFILTGAPLLILYAGALLAKLDFADQTKGFAQGLVSVVLLSLLFAGISLVVAALTPRRGFGVAAVIALLTISYGAVSAVQAIAWDQGNTGPVSWIGLFSPITIIDGVQTAFLGATSSFPGGVGPGTGTGLVYVLVLLGLIAGSYGLLMRRYRKVGL; encoded by the coding sequence ATGCCGCCTGAGACCGTGACCCAGCAGCGCGCCGACGTCATTCACAACATCGGCTACCGCCACTACGAGGGCCCGCGCCTCGGCCGCGCCTACGCCCGCCGCTCGCTCTTCTCCCAGAGCCTGCGCGGCGCGTACGGCCTCGGCCGCTCGGCCAAGTCCAAGGTCGCGCCGATGCTGCTGTTCGCCGTGATGTGCATGCCCGCCGCGATCATCGTCGCGGTGGCCATCGCCACCAGCGCGGACGAGCTGCCCGTCAAGTACACCCGCTACGCGATCATGCTGCAGGCCGTCATCGGCCTCTACACCGCTTCGCAGGCGCCGCAGTCCGTCTCCCGGGACCTCCGCTTCAAGACGGTCCCGCTCTACTTCTCGCGGCCCATCGAAACGATGGACTACGTGGTGGCCAAGTTCGCCGCCATGGCCTCCGCGCTGTTCATCCTCACCGGCGCGCCCCTGCTGATCCTCTACGCCGGGGCACTGCTCGCCAAGCTGGACTTCGCCGATCAGACGAAGGGCTTCGCACAAGGACTGGTCTCCGTGGTTCTGCTCTCGCTCCTCTTCGCCGGCATCAGCCTGGTCGTCGCCGCGCTCACCCCGCGCCGCGGCTTCGGCGTCGCCGCCGTCATCGCCCTGCTGACCATCTCCTACGGCGCGGTGTCCGCCGTCCAGGCCATCGCCTGGGACCAGGGCAACACCGGCCCGGTGAGCTGGATCGGGCTGTTCTCGCCGATCACCATCATCGACGGGGTGCAGACGGCGTTCCTCGGTGCCACCTCCTCCTTCCCCGGCGGGGTCGGCCCCGGCACCGGGACCGGGCTCGTCTACGTCCTCGTTCTCCTCGGCCTGATCGCCGGCTCGTACGGGCTGCTGATGCGCCGCTACCGAAAGGTCGGCCTGTGA
- a CDS encoding Cof-type HAD-IIB family hydrolase, producing MVAVTPATDRPNTPAPERFRPAPARPRLIATDLDGTLLRDDKTVSDRTVTALAAAERAGIEVFFVTGRPARWMDVVSAHVHGHGLAICANGAAVVDLHQGGLPVEVRPLATDRALTIVAALREAAPGTSFAVERSGGIFYEPQYPPFHLDPGAVVAPAEKLLHDGFAHADMPVLKLLAHHPELAPDSFLQLARTVAGAYGDFTRSSPSALLEVSGLGVSKASTLARCCAERGISASEVVAFGDMPNDLEMLMWAGTSYAMANAHPDVLAATTHRTGANTEDGVAVVIERILAG from the coding sequence ATGGTTGCCGTGACTCCTGCGACCGACCGGCCGAACACCCCGGCCCCAGAGCGTTTCCGCCCCGCCCCGGCCCGGCCCCGGCTGATCGCCACCGACCTCGACGGCACCCTGCTGCGGGACGACAAGACGGTCTCCGACCGCACCGTGACGGCGCTCGCGGCGGCCGAGCGGGCGGGCATCGAGGTGTTCTTCGTCACCGGCCGCCCGGCCCGCTGGATGGACGTCGTCAGCGCCCATGTGCACGGCCACGGCCTGGCGATCTGCGCCAATGGCGCCGCCGTGGTCGATCTGCACCAGGGCGGGCTGCCGGTCGAGGTCCGTCCGCTCGCCACCGACCGGGCCCTCACCATCGTGGCGGCGCTGCGCGAGGCGGCCCCGGGCACGTCCTTCGCGGTCGAGCGCAGCGGCGGGATCTTCTACGAACCGCAGTACCCGCCCTTCCACCTCGACCCGGGCGCGGTCGTCGCGCCCGCCGAGAAGCTGCTCCACGACGGATTCGCGCACGCCGACATGCCGGTCCTCAAGCTGCTCGCCCACCACCCCGAACTGGCGCCCGACAGCTTCCTCCAGCTGGCCCGCACGGTCGCCGGGGCCTACGGCGACTTCACCCGCTCCAGCCCGTCCGCCCTGCTGGAGGTCAGTGGTCTCGGGGTCAGCAAGGCCAGCACCCTGGCCCGGTGCTGTGCCGAGCGCGGGATCTCGGCCTCTGAGGTCGTGGCGTTCGGGGACATGCCCAACGACCTGGAGATGCTGATGTGGGCGGGCACCTCGTACGCGATGGCCAACGCCCACCCGGATGTGCTCGCCGCGACCACCCACCGCACGGGCGCCAACACCGAGGACGGCGTCGCCGTCGTCATCGAGCGGATCCTGGCGGGTTAG
- the pspAB gene encoding PspA-associated protein PspAB, giving the protein MRLLDAILGRTKPVRPDLDRLFGLPGAAVSLEAGAGFTPTGRGSVCFASVEGGAFFQLQRDVRELLDADTDRGGVPVEFSQDAYGYTWLLARQRPDDVASLVNDLHAVNSLLQDGGFGPQLLCSLIGFQDTAGRSLALVYLYKRGTFYPFAPLPGAAEKRDNALELQMRALLGDDLRIEEDLSRWFPVWGAPGL; this is encoded by the coding sequence ATGAGGCTGCTGGACGCCATCCTGGGCCGCACCAAACCGGTGCGCCCCGACCTCGACCGGCTCTTCGGGCTCCCGGGAGCCGCGGTCAGCCTGGAGGCGGGGGCCGGGTTCACCCCGACCGGCCGGGGCTCGGTCTGCTTCGCGAGTGTGGAGGGCGGCGCCTTCTTCCAGCTCCAGCGGGATGTGCGGGAGCTGCTGGACGCGGACACGGACCGGGGCGGGGTGCCCGTGGAGTTCAGCCAGGACGCGTACGGCTACACCTGGCTGCTGGCCCGGCAGCGGCCGGACGACGTGGCCTCGCTGGTGAACGATCTGCACGCGGTCAATTCGCTGCTCCAGGACGGGGGCTTCGGCCCCCAGCTGCTGTGCTCGCTGATCGGCTTCCAGGACACGGCGGGGCGTTCGCTCGCGCTGGTGTACCTCTACAAGCGCGGCACCTTCTACCCGTTCGCGCCGCTGCCGGGCGCCGCGGAGAAGCGGGACAACGCGCTGGAGCTCCAGATGCGGGCGCTGCTCGGAGACGATCTGCGGATCGAGGAGGACCTGAGCCGCTGGTTCCCGGTCTGGGGCGCACCGGGTCTCTGA
- a CDS encoding CynX/NimT family MFS transporter has protein sequence MPRPHTPGPEAEPLLVDAETDLRPTPEVTAARRTLRAHPALLLVGIVLASLNMRAALAGVSPLLGEISGHFGLSATTGSLVTTIPLIFMGLASPFAPRLARRWGTEAVLLSALVLLLGGILLRVAPPVMALFAGGALVGSGIAFLNVLMPGLVKRDFPHRAAGMTALYTTSMIGGATVSAASAVPLENALGGWRGSLASWSLLAAVAALVWIPQTVLARRGTHHGEPAATPVRTTPARTAPDAGSRLSRSTLAWQVTLFMGLQSSIAYVCIAWMPTIFTDHGMSKSAAGLVFAFSTMLQMVGSFVVPTLAGRMRSQRTLAVAVAALMGAGIAGLLVAPVAGAWVWAALIGVGQGGSVGLALTMMVLRTGDAHTSARLSGMAQTWGYLLAAVGPLALGVVHQTTGGWALPLTLMLAVCGALAVLGLGAGRDRRIRS, from the coding sequence TTGCCACGCCCGCACACCCCCGGCCCCGAGGCCGAGCCGCTGCTCGTGGACGCCGAGACGGATCTGCGGCCGACCCCCGAGGTGACCGCCGCGCGGCGGACCCTGCGGGCCCATCCCGCGCTTCTCCTGGTCGGCATCGTGCTGGCGTCGCTCAACATGCGGGCCGCGCTCGCCGGGGTTTCCCCGCTCCTCGGCGAGATCAGCGGCCACTTCGGGCTGTCCGCGACCACGGGCAGCCTGGTCACCACCATTCCGCTGATCTTCATGGGTCTGGCCTCGCCCTTCGCGCCCCGGCTCGCCCGGCGCTGGGGCACCGAGGCGGTGCTGCTGAGCGCGCTGGTGCTGCTGCTCGGCGGCATACTGCTGCGGGTGGCGCCGCCCGTGATGGCGCTCTTCGCCGGGGGCGCCCTCGTCGGCAGCGGGATCGCGTTCCTCAATGTGCTGATGCCGGGCCTGGTCAAGCGGGACTTCCCGCACCGGGCCGCCGGGATGACCGCGCTCTACACCACCTCGATGATCGGCGGGGCGACGGTCTCCGCCGCCTCCGCCGTACCCCTGGAGAACGCGCTCGGCGGCTGGCGGGGTTCGCTCGCCTCGTGGTCGCTGCTGGCGGCGGTCGCGGCGCTGGTCTGGATACCGCAGACGGTGCTCGCGCGGCGTGGCACGCACCACGGCGAGCCCGCGGCGACGCCGGTGAGGACGACGCCCGCGAGGACGGCGCCGGACGCGGGGTCGCGGCTGAGCCGTTCCACGCTGGCCTGGCAGGTCACGCTCTTCATGGGGCTGCAGTCGTCGATCGCGTACGTCTGCATCGCCTGGATGCCGACGATCTTCACCGACCACGGCATGAGCAAGAGCGCGGCCGGGCTGGTCTTCGCGTTCAGCACGATGCTGCAGATGGTCGGTTCGTTCGTGGTGCCCACCCTCGCCGGGCGGATGCGCTCCCAGCGGACGCTGGCCGTCGCCGTCGCGGCGCTGATGGGCGCCGGTATCGCGGGCCTGCTGGTGGCTCCCGTCGCCGGGGCGTGGGTGTGGGCGGCGCTGATCGGCGTCGGGCAGGGCGGGTCCGTGGGTCTCGCGCTGACCATGATGGTGCTGCGGACCGGGGACGCCCACACCTCGGCGCGGCTCTCCGGCATGGCGCAGACCTGGGGCTATCTGCTGGCCGCGGTGGGCCCGCTGGCGCTCGGCGTGGTGCACCAGACCACCGGCGGCTGGGCGCTGCCGCTGACGCTGATGCTGGCGGTGTGCGGGGCGCTGGCGGTGCTGGGCCTGGGCGCGGGCCGCGACCGCAGGATCCGGTCCTGA
- a CDS encoding ABC transporter permease subunit — MSSLYHPTVARLTYRALLGRRRALILFTLPGLLLIISLAVRLLTGADDDTADAILGGFAMATMVPLIGVIAGTGAIGPEIDDGSVIYLLAKPVKRPTIIVTKLIVAIGVTVAFSAIPTLLAGFVLNGNANQLAVGYAVAAAVASVAYSAVFLLLGTVTRHAVIAGLVYALVWETFFGSLVAGARKLSVQQWALALAQKVADGDVITSDVGLATGVILLLAVTVGATWYAGRKLRTLTLAGEE; from the coding sequence ATGTCCTCGCTCTACCACCCCACCGTCGCGCGGCTCACCTACCGGGCCCTGCTCGGCCGCCGCCGTGCGCTGATCCTCTTCACCCTCCCCGGGCTACTGCTGATCATCTCGCTCGCCGTACGGCTGCTGACCGGCGCGGACGACGACACGGCCGACGCGATCCTCGGCGGCTTCGCGATGGCCACCATGGTCCCGCTGATCGGCGTGATCGCCGGTACGGGCGCGATCGGCCCGGAGATCGACGACGGCTCGGTCATCTATCTGCTGGCCAAGCCGGTGAAGCGGCCGACGATCATCGTCACCAAGCTGATCGTGGCGATCGGCGTCACGGTCGCCTTCTCCGCGATCCCCACCCTGCTCGCGGGCTTCGTGCTGAACGGCAACGCGAACCAGCTGGCCGTCGGCTACGCCGTCGCCGCCGCCGTGGCCTCCGTCGCCTACAGCGCGGTCTTCCTGCTGCTGGGCACCGTGACCAGGCACGCGGTGATCGCGGGACTGGTCTACGCCCTGGTCTGGGAGACCTTCTTCGGCAGCCTGGTCGCCGGGGCCCGCAAGCTCAGCGTGCAGCAGTGGGCGCTGGCACTCGCGCAGAAGGTCGCGGACGGCGATGTGATCACGTCGGACGTCGGCCTGGCGACCGGCGTCATCCTGCTGCTGGCCGTGACCGTGGGCGCGACCTGGTACGCGGGCCGCAAGCTGCGCACGCTGACCCTCGCGGGGGAGGAGTGA